A genomic segment from Propioniciclava sp. MC1595 encodes:
- a CDS encoding ferric reductase-like transmembrane domain-containing protein: MSRVALWRRTDAIAEPRLNRAKALLLTLIAVTSLLALAFVRPEEAPLVVNVYKYRAKTGAFLGSMFMIWQFLLGFRGAVSPVLPDLAWVGIVHQRLGQFGVLIIVLHPVFIGLYCLETRGQNIFALKMSDPFSQRVLLGMLALAVVGFIIVTSLVRSKMGFYRWLCTHLSAYLVPPLAFVHSFLLGPTIRGTWLQAYWWLLGARGLSTRRGADAVPVGGPELWRDRRRP, encoded by the coding sequence ATGAGCCGGGTTGCCCTCTGGCGACGTACCGACGCCATCGCGGAGCCCCGGCTCAACCGCGCCAAGGCCTTGTTGCTGACCCTCATCGCGGTCACGTCGCTGCTGGCGCTGGCCTTCGTGCGCCCCGAGGAGGCGCCCCTGGTGGTCAACGTCTACAAATACCGGGCCAAGACGGGTGCGTTCCTGGGCAGCATGTTCATGATCTGGCAGTTCCTGCTGGGCTTCCGCGGCGCCGTGTCGCCCGTCCTGCCCGACCTCGCGTGGGTCGGCATCGTGCACCAGCGGCTGGGCCAGTTCGGCGTCCTGATCATCGTCCTGCACCCGGTCTTCATCGGCCTGTACTGCCTGGAGACCCGCGGGCAGAACATCTTCGCGCTGAAGATGTCCGACCCGTTCTCCCAGCGCGTGCTGCTCGGCATGCTCGCTCTGGCGGTGGTCGGGTTCATCATCGTGACGAGCCTGGTGCGCTCGAAGATGGGCTTCTACCGCTGGCTGTGCACCCACCTGTCGGCCTACCTCGTCCCGCCGCTGGCGTTCGTGCACAGCTTCCTGCTCGGCCCCACCATCCGGGGCACGTGGCTGCAGGCGTACTGGTGGCTGCTCGGCGCGCGAGGTCTTTCCACCAGACGGGGCGCCGACGCGGTCCCCGTGGGTGGCCCTGAGCTCTGGCGAGACCGGCGAAGACCCTGA
- a CDS encoding DUF2271 domain-containing protein gives MAVWIEDADGNFVKTLALYHRANGDNWLKTLSAWYAASGGTDTTTSGTVPAGSFTAVWDGSTAAGARAAQGSYYVCVESVVEHGSESLVRQQVEFATSAAQTTLTPAGDIAAAAVAYTV, from the coding sequence ATGGCGGTATGGATCGAGGACGCCGACGGCAATTTCGTGAAGACCCTCGCGCTCTACCACAGGGCCAACGGCGACAACTGGCTGAAAACCCTGTCGGCCTGGTACGCCGCGTCGGGCGGCACCGACACCACCACCAGTGGCACCGTGCCCGCTGGCAGCTTCACCGCGGTCTGGGACGGCTCCACCGCGGCGGGAGCCCGCGCAGCCCAGGGCAGCTACTACGTGTGCGTTGAGTCCGTGGTCGAGCACGGCTCAGAGAGCCTCGTCCGCCAGCAGGTGGAGTTCGCCACCTCGGCGGCCCAGACCACCCTCACGCCGGCCGGCGACATCGCAGCCGCCGCCGTCGCCTACACCGTCTGA
- a CDS encoding FAD:protein FMN transferase: MSVPVRATSRGIYHPLLGTNVEVRVVARGGTPAVARAVAADAEAAVVAEMERLQDVFTVYDPGSELCRWRSGRLDAVSAELSDVLGAAQHWWEFSGGAFHPAAGAFRQRWLRAEAEQELPSAAELDELAARLAVLPFRVAGRRVERIGDCAGVDLNAIAKGYIVDRGVAAGRRDGVCDVLVNAGGDLRHVGDEVVRVGVENPDAIGGRPLAAVVLGDGAMATSGSVYRGFRIADQWYGHVIDPRTGRPVPNRPSTTVRAASAITADALATVVGVLAWSEAVPLLEQVSGAAALAVRSGGELLSVGEWHQTV; encoded by the coding sequence ATGAGTGTTCCCGTCCGCGCAACCTCCCGCGGCATCTACCACCCGCTGCTGGGAACCAACGTCGAGGTCCGTGTGGTCGCCCGGGGCGGAACTCCGGCGGTGGCACGCGCTGTCGCCGCGGACGCGGAGGCCGCCGTCGTGGCGGAGATGGAGCGGCTGCAGGACGTGTTCACCGTCTACGACCCCGGGAGCGAACTCTGTCGCTGGCGCTCCGGACGGCTGGACGCGGTGTCGGCGGAACTCAGCGACGTCCTGGGCGCCGCCCAGCACTGGTGGGAGTTCTCCGGCGGCGCTTTCCATCCGGCCGCGGGGGCGTTCCGTCAGCGCTGGCTGCGCGCGGAGGCCGAGCAGGAACTGCCGTCGGCGGCCGAGCTGGACGAGTTGGCCGCGCGACTGGCCGTCCTGCCGTTTCGTGTGGCAGGCCGACGGGTGGAGCGGATCGGCGACTGTGCGGGCGTCGACCTGAACGCCATCGCCAAGGGCTACATCGTCGACCGCGGCGTCGCGGCGGGGCGGCGGGACGGCGTGTGCGACGTTCTGGTGAACGCCGGCGGCGACCTGCGGCACGTCGGCGACGAGGTCGTCCGCGTCGGGGTTGAGAACCCGGACGCGATCGGCGGGCGGCCACTGGCCGCGGTTGTGCTCGGCGACGGCGCGATGGCCACCAGCGGCTCGGTGTACCGCGGGTTCCGGATCGCCGACCAGTGGTACGGACACGTCATCGACCCACGGACGGGCCGGCCGGTGCCCAACCGGCCGTCCACCACTGTCCGCGCAGCGAGCGCCATCACTGCGGACGCGCTCGCTACGGTTGTCGGCGTGCTGGCCTGGTCCGAGGCCGTCCCCTTGCTGGAGCAGGTGTCAGGCGCCGCGGCGCTCGCCGTCCGCTCAGGCGGCGAGTTGCTCAGCGTTGGGGAGTGGCATCAGACGGTGTAG
- a CDS encoding ferric reductase-like transmembrane domain-containing protein, which yields MAVETLVAPLARGHYARQARANRVRAGAVVGAGWLVLAMSVVLFLAEDGLGRFSHLGSSINALGIIAGLIATSALLLMLLLAARVPLIDRALGQPRATALHSQLGDTVVIGLGLHAVLVLVGYAAMDAISIIDEFVYLWAQSDFILAVVAMALLVAVVVSSIAAARRRLPYEVWHAVHLASYVAVGLSIPHMFSMSGLLAQGAWQRSYWIALLVVTGGCLLAFRCLRPAWVSLRHRVRVTAVTSAGPNVFHIEVSGRRLDRLGVQAGQYLHWRFLAPGLWWHQHPFSVSAAPSAARLRITVRVLGAGTAALRDLRVGTKVFIEGPYGTFTDGARTTDAVTLVGAGAGIAPIRTILESTAFDPGAATVVLRGSRADDVVLGDEVAALCDRRGARLVELVGHRAPGDRWVPADQPRLTLVDVVPGVAGTDLYVCGPEGFMASVIADARAAGVPEEQIHTAAFGFAA from the coding sequence ATGGCAGTCGAAACCCTCGTAGCCCCGCTCGCGCGCGGGCACTACGCACGGCAGGCGCGCGCGAACCGGGTCCGTGCGGGCGCCGTCGTCGGCGCCGGCTGGCTGGTGCTGGCGATGAGTGTGGTCCTGTTCCTCGCCGAGGACGGCCTGGGCAGGTTCTCCCACCTCGGTTCCTCGATCAACGCGCTCGGCATCATCGCCGGGCTGATCGCCACCAGCGCCTTGCTGCTGATGCTGCTGCTCGCCGCACGTGTGCCGCTGATCGACCGCGCCCTCGGCCAGCCGCGAGCCACCGCTCTGCACTCCCAACTGGGCGACACGGTGGTGATCGGGCTCGGCCTGCACGCGGTGCTGGTCCTGGTCGGCTACGCGGCCATGGACGCCATCTCGATCATCGACGAGTTCGTCTACCTGTGGGCGCAGAGCGACTTCATCCTGGCCGTCGTGGCCATGGCGCTGCTCGTGGCCGTGGTCGTTTCGTCCATCGCCGCGGCCCGCAGGCGGCTGCCGTACGAGGTCTGGCACGCGGTGCACCTCGCCAGCTATGTCGCGGTGGGCCTGTCGATACCCCACATGTTCTCGATGAGCGGCCTGCTGGCGCAGGGCGCATGGCAGCGCAGCTACTGGATCGCGCTGCTCGTGGTCACCGGCGGCTGCCTGCTGGCGTTCCGGTGCCTGCGGCCCGCCTGGGTCTCGCTGCGGCACCGGGTGCGGGTGACCGCAGTGACGTCGGCGGGGCCCAACGTCTTCCACATCGAGGTCAGCGGACGCAGGCTCGACCGACTGGGAGTGCAGGCGGGCCAGTACCTGCACTGGCGCTTCCTCGCCCCCGGCCTGTGGTGGCACCAGCACCCCTTCTCCGTCTCCGCGGCTCCCTCGGCGGCCCGGCTGCGGATCACGGTCCGGGTGCTGGGCGCGGGTACGGCGGCGCTGCGTGACCTCCGGGTGGGCACCAAGGTGTTCATCGAAGGCCCCTACGGTACGTTCACCGACGGCGCCAGGACCACCGACGCGGTCACTCTGGTCGGTGCCGGTGCTGGCATCGCCCCGATCCGGACGATCCTCGAGTCCACCGCCTTCGATCCCGGCGCGGCCACGGTCGTCCTGCGCGGCTCGCGCGCCGACGACGTCGTGCTCGGCGACGAAGTCGCTGCACTGTGCGATCGTCGGGGGGCGCGTCTGGTCGAGCTGGTGGGGCATCGGGCGCCCGGCGACCGCTGGGTGCCGGCCGATCAACCCCGACTCACGCTCGTCGATGTCGTCCCCGGGGTCGCCGGCACAGACCTCTACGTGTGCGGCCCCGAGGGCTTCATGGCCTCGGTGATCGCCGACGCCCGGGCGGCCGGGGTGCCGGAAGAGCAGATCCACACCGCGGCGTTCGGATTCGCAGCCTGA
- a CDS encoding transposase: MRESVRIVLQELIGADRYERTPERTNERNGTRPKEVMTKGGTVEVQIPKLGTAARLGDNRSVGPCG; this comes from the coding sequence GTGCGCGAGTCGGTCCGGATCGTGTTGCAGGAGTTGATCGGCGCCGACCGCTACGAGCGCACTCCCGAGCGAACGAATGAACGCAACGGCACCCGCCCCAAGGAGGTGATGACCAAGGGCGGCACCGTCGAGGTGCAGATCCCGAAGCTAGGGACTGCTGCACGATTAGGTGACAACCGATCTGTGGGGCCCTGCGGGTGA
- a CDS encoding ATP-binding protein has translation MNQRYLKTSIVITTNRPVGAWGDILGDTTVAAAMLDRLLHRSVVVTLDGASYRLRHHATAADELRRATTGTNLR, from the coding sequence ATCAACCAGCGCTACCTGAAGACCTCGATCGTGATCACCACGAACCGGCCCGTCGGCGCCTGGGGCGACATCCTCGGCGACACCACAGTCGCCGCAGCCATGCTCGACAGGCTCCTCCACCGATCCGTCGTCGTCACGCTCGACGGAGCCTCCTACCGACTCCGCCACCACGCCACCGCAGCCGACGAACTCCGCCGCGCCACAACCGGCACAAACCTGCGCTAG
- a CDS encoding RNA-directed DNA polymerase, translated as MDLVRALGVGYLPKELPPIFTSLTFANVSGGLKQTRPNDETYPAKFSLARTGGLRRATEIPNPFSQLSLVEHCSRNWATLRSIAGLSGISTSRPVRASQKSERSLKHIGSPEKYERVLRSVGARFTLTTDVSNFFPSTYTHAVDWAVRGRATAKRDRSAKSVGGKLDLLLRKGRGGQTVGISIGPDTSWLISELVLGRVDSALQRRHPGIGRHALRWVDDMVFYASSHGLAEEVLGHYEEELGRFELSLNPLKTTIQAGIKPYQDEWLIRLRQARYRDDNEAHQADDIVDLFSLAFDIQSALPNSGAISYAVKRCNPFPSGRAWEVFQELLMASMALEPSSIRHVFDVMSFAKDIGLAVKDREFGEACNELIMRHAPLEHGFEVAWLLLMLRELGLEPSEESADAALLMHCNASNLLAWAALKDSVWLQLSCTNLDAVVKRAEAADALQSEDWLLAYEARARRWCAPKNWAGSSAWREVKSAGVLFMDIPDPKAARPKRWRLRRMRPAFVSTWGS; from the coding sequence ATGGATCTCGTGCGTGCCCTGGGCGTTGGGTACCTCCCCAAGGAACTCCCGCCAATCTTCACGAGCCTGACCTTCGCGAACGTTAGCGGTGGCCTCAAGCAAACACGGCCGAATGATGAGACGTATCCAGCAAAGTTCAGCTTGGCGCGAACCGGCGGCCTCAGGCGGGCGACTGAGATACCGAATCCGTTCTCTCAACTGTCGCTAGTGGAGCACTGCTCAAGAAACTGGGCAACCCTTCGGTCCATCGCGGGCCTAAGTGGGATCTCCACCAGCCGCCCCGTTCGTGCAAGCCAGAAGTCAGAGCGCTCCCTGAAGCACATCGGATCACCTGAGAAATATGAACGTGTGCTTCGATCGGTCGGAGCGCGCTTCACCCTCACCACGGATGTATCGAACTTCTTCCCTTCCACCTACACCCACGCGGTTGACTGGGCCGTGCGAGGACGGGCGACAGCGAAGAGGGATCGATCGGCGAAGTCGGTGGGCGGAAAGCTCGACCTCCTATTGCGTAAAGGGCGGGGCGGTCAGACGGTCGGAATATCGATCGGCCCAGACACGTCGTGGCTGATCTCTGAGCTCGTCCTGGGCCGGGTCGACTCCGCGCTTCAGCGGCGGCACCCGGGCATAGGCCGGCATGCTCTGCGTTGGGTAGACGACATGGTCTTCTATGCAAGCTCTCACGGCCTCGCTGAGGAGGTCCTTGGTCACTATGAGGAGGAACTTGGCAGGTTTGAACTTTCGCTGAACCCGCTCAAGACCACTATCCAGGCTGGCATCAAGCCGTACCAGGATGAATGGCTCATCAGGCTGCGTCAGGCCCGCTATCGTGACGACAATGAGGCGCACCAAGCAGACGATATTGTTGATCTGTTCAGCTTGGCATTCGACATCCAGAGCGCTCTGCCCAACTCGGGGGCAATCAGCTACGCTGTGAAGCGCTGCAACCCGTTCCCTTCCGGTCGCGCTTGGGAGGTATTCCAAGAGTTGCTCATGGCGTCCATGGCTCTTGAGCCGAGCTCGATCAGGCATGTCTTCGACGTAATGTCTTTTGCGAAAGACATTGGCCTCGCCGTAAAGGATCGGGAGTTCGGTGAAGCGTGCAACGAACTCATTATGCGGCACGCGCCGCTGGAGCATGGGTTCGAAGTTGCCTGGCTCCTCCTCATGTTGCGCGAACTTGGTCTCGAACCTTCAGAGGAGAGCGCCGATGCAGCTCTGCTCATGCACTGCAACGCGAGCAATCTCCTAGCGTGGGCAGCGCTCAAAGACTCGGTCTGGCTCCAGCTCTCGTGCACCAATCTCGACGCTGTCGTGAAGCGAGCGGAGGCGGCCGACGCGTTGCAGAGCGAAGACTGGCTGTTGGCGTATGAAGCGCGCGCAAGACGGTGGTGTGCGCCGAAGAACTGGGCCGGAAGCTCGGCTTGGCGCGAGGTCAAGAGCGCTGGAGTGCTCTTCATGGACATCCCTGACCCCAAGGCGGCACGACCCAAGCGCTGGCGCCTCAGACGGATGAGACCGGCGTTCGTATCGACTTGGGGAAGTTGA